The DNA window GTGACGCAGCAGTATCCAGTTCTCTGGCCGATGCCGACCCGCTGGGCCGATAACGACCACTACGGCCACGTGAACAATGTGACGTACTACTCATACTTCGACACCGCGGTCAATGCCTGGCTGATGCACGCCACCGGCACGGATATCCGCGAGCTGCCCGCGCTCGGCGTGGTCGCCCAGACGTCCTGCCAATACCACGGCTCCCTCAGCTTCCCCGACCAGCTGCAGGTGGGTTTGCGCATCTCCCGCCTCGGCCGCTCCAGTATCACCTACGACCTCGCCATCTTCCGCGAAGCCG is part of the Nocardia sp. NBC_00565 genome and encodes:
- a CDS encoding acyl-CoA thioesterase — protein: MPTRWADNDHYGHVNNVTYYSYFDTAVNAWLMHATGTDIRELPALGVVAQTSCQYHGSLSFPDQLQVGLRISRLGRSSITYDLAIFREAGDALDLAATGTFVHVYVDNETRKPVEIPEIIRTAAATLVTD